From the Teredinibacter turnerae T7901 genome, one window contains:
- a CDS encoding glutamine--tRNA ligase/YqeY domain fusion protein, with product MAEEKPLNFLEQLIKKDLETGVHTAIRTRFPPEPNGYLHIGHAKSICLNFGLAQTFGGECNLRFDDTNPAKEDVEYVESIMADVRWLGFDWSGEVRYASSYFDTLYEWAQYLVKEGKAYVCDLNAEEARAYRGTLTEPGKNSPYRERSVEESLDLLERMKQGEFDEGTKVLRAKIDMAHGNINMRDPILYRIRKQAHHQTGDKWCIYPTYDFAHGQEDAIEGITHSICTLEFADHRPLYEWFIENLPVPAKPRQFEFGRLNLSYTVMSKRKLKQLVDENHVSGWDDPRMPTIAGYRRRGYTPASLRKFCDMIGVTKSDGVVDVAMLEHAIRDDLDKNAPRAMCVLRPLKVVLTNYPADKTESLTAPGHPNRDDLPVRTLPFGREIYIDQEDFREEANKKYKRLVLGKRVRLRNAYVIEAEEAIKDEQGGVIEIRARLLEETLGEDPADGVKPKGVIQWVAAHDCATFTVNLYDRLFNEAAPDAGGEFLQCLNPDSLVVLENCVGEKGLAEAAVGAGYQFEREGYFCRDTSGEKLIFNRTIGLRDSGFK from the coding sequence ATGGCTGAAGAGAAGCCTCTAAATTTTCTTGAACAATTGATTAAAAAAGACTTGGAGACTGGTGTGCATACGGCAATTCGCACCCGGTTTCCGCCGGAACCCAATGGCTATTTGCATATTGGTCATGCAAAATCCATTTGTTTGAATTTTGGCCTCGCGCAAACTTTTGGCGGCGAGTGCAATCTTCGCTTTGACGATACCAATCCGGCGAAAGAAGACGTCGAATATGTTGAATCGATCATGGCTGATGTGCGCTGGCTCGGGTTCGACTGGAGCGGTGAGGTGCGCTATGCGTCCAGCTATTTTGACACGCTCTACGAGTGGGCTCAGTACCTGGTAAAAGAAGGCAAGGCTTACGTATGCGACCTCAATGCCGAAGAGGCTCGGGCTTATCGGGGCACCTTGACCGAACCGGGTAAAAACTCACCGTACCGCGAGCGCAGTGTTGAAGAGAGTCTCGACTTGCTGGAGCGAATGAAGCAGGGCGAGTTTGATGAAGGCACCAAAGTGCTGCGAGCAAAAATCGATATGGCGCACGGCAATATCAATATGCGCGACCCGATTCTGTACCGAATCCGCAAACAGGCTCATCATCAAACCGGTGATAAGTGGTGCATCTACCCCACCTACGATTTCGCGCATGGGCAGGAAGATGCCATTGAGGGTATCACCCATTCCATATGCACCCTGGAGTTCGCAGACCACCGGCCGCTTTACGAGTGGTTTATCGAGAACCTGCCGGTACCTGCCAAACCGAGGCAATTTGAATTTGGCCGCTTAAATTTGAGCTATACGGTGATGTCCAAGCGCAAGCTCAAGCAACTCGTGGATGAAAATCACGTGTCTGGCTGGGATGATCCGCGGATGCCAACTATTGCAGGCTATCGACGTCGCGGCTATACGCCTGCCTCTCTGCGTAAATTTTGCGACATGATCGGAGTGACCAAGTCCGATGGCGTTGTCGATGTTGCCATGCTGGAGCATGCAATTCGGGATGATCTCGATAAAAATGCACCACGCGCCATGTGTGTGTTGCGACCGTTGAAAGTCGTACTGACCAACTATCCGGCCGATAAAACCGAGTCCTTGACGGCACCGGGCCATCCTAACCGAGATGATTTGCCCGTCCGCACCTTGCCGTTTGGTCGCGAAATCTACATTGATCAGGAGGATTTCCGCGAGGAGGCGAATAAAAAGTACAAGCGTCTGGTACTTGGCAAGCGTGTGCGATTGCGTAATGCATACGTGATAGAGGCCGAAGAGGCTATTAAAGATGAGCAGGGCGGCGTTATTGAAATACGCGCACGTTTGCTCGAAGAGACTTTAGGTGAAGATCCTGCTGACGGCGTGAAGCCGAAAGGCGTTATTCAATGGGTTGCGGCCCACGATTGTGCAACGTTTACTGTCAATCTCTACGACCGTTTGTTCAATGAAGCAGCACCGGATGCCGGCGGCGAATTCCTCCAATGTCTGAATCCGGACAGTCTGGTTGTGCTCGAGAATTGTGTGGGTGAGAAAGGTCTGGCCGAGGCTGCGGTTGGCGCGGGTTATCAGTTTGAGCGCGAAGGGTACTTTTGTCGCGATACGAGTGGCGAAAAATTGATATTTAATCGCACGATAGGTTTGCGAGACAGTGGTTTTAAGT